The genomic region ATCGCCATGCCAATTGTAGGTATCAGTTCTGTAATGTGGCTTATTGCATTTACCGCCCTTATCGTTGGAATTGTTATGATTGTAATTGCACTTAAAATAAGAAAAGGAGGAAAATGGATTAAACATCAAATCGAAGAAATTGACGAAGACATTAAAGAAGCTAGGGAAAATTTAAAAAATTAAACTCAAATTACGATTAACTTTAAAATTAAGCAGATGAAAAAAATGAACTTGTTTCGTTTGGGATATCTCATTTTGGGATCCTTATTAGTTCTAAGTTGTGCAGAAGACGGTCCCGATTACGTAGATGAATTGGATGTTGTTTATACGAACTACAATGCCGATTTCGATTTTGGTACAACTAATACTTACGCTATCCCAGATAATGTGGTAAAGATAGACGATGCCGATTTCCCCTTGGCGGAAGGAGAAGAACCCGAATTTATAGACCCCGTTTATGGTGATGTTATTTTAAGTGCCATCGCAGACAATATGAATGATAGAGGTTGGACACAGGTTGATAAAGATAATAACCCAGATGTTATTATTTTGCCAACGGCCATGTCTACTTTAAATCTCTATTATTATTACGATTGGGGCTACTGGGGATGGTGGGGCTACCCAGGTTATGGCCCTGGATGGGGCTGGTGGTATCCGGGTTATTACCCTCCTTACGTAAGTGGTTACCGATCTGGAACGGTAGTCTTGCAAATGACCTACCCAGATGGAATTGGCATAGACGATACAATTCCAGTTATTTGGACTTCAGCTATAAATGGCTTGTTTGAAGGAAGTACTGCTTCCATCCAAGATAGGATACAGAATACTGTAGACCAGGCATTTACTCAATCACCATATTTAACCAAATAAACTTCGACGAATAATGAAAAAGATAGCAACAATTATATTCTTGTGCTCCCTTGGTTTTGGGGCAACAGCACAGGAAATACAAATGAAATCGATAACAAGTTTAAATTATAGCATTGGAGTCCCAACCGGAAATCTAAATGATTTTATTTCCCGAATTAGCGGAAGCGGGTTCTCTATTGACTATAAACGTATGGTAGCACCCAATATTTATTTGGGGGGAGAATTTGGTTACAACTATTTTAGCGAAGAAAAGGATTATGATACCTATACTGATGAAACGGCATCCATAAGCGGTATACAAACACGCTATAATACAAGTGTACCCATTACTTTAACGGCAGATTATGTTTTTACCGACAATAGTCAATTTAAACCCTATATAGGGCTTGGTATTGGTACAGTATACAATAACCGGGAAGTCGATCTGGGCTTACTCACATCTGCTGTAGATACTTGGTTTTTTACGTTGAAACCAGAAGCAGGAATTATTTACAATTTAAGTTCCTATACTGGAATAAAGGTAAGTTCCAGATATTACCAAACCTTTAACAACAAGGATTTAGATGCCCACTCCTATTTCGCTTTTGATATAGGCTTTGTGTTTATGTCTTTTTAGGTAAATATAACATGCGGCAACAATAAAAAAATCCGGTCTTTTAAAAGACCGGATTTTTTAAATAAGCGGATAATATATTGTTAAACGTTTACTCACTTCAGTGAGATTAAAATTTCCCACTATTATGTGCGACATGCTGTATATACGTCATCTCTAACGTTTCACATACGCCAGTAGCGAGCTTATTTTACTTTCTCAACAATTGCTTTAAAAGCCTCTGGGTGGTTCATCGCTAAATCGGCTAAAACCTTGCGGTTTAATTCGATGTCTGCAGCTTTTACTTTCCCCATAAACTGAGAGTAAGACAATCCGTGTAGTCTAGCACCCGCATTAATACGAGTAATCCACAAAGCGCGGAATGTTCTTTTCTTATTTCTACGGTCTCTGTATGAGTAAGACATGGCTTTCTCAACCGCATTTTTGGCAACTGTCCAAACGTTTTTACGTCTACCGTAGTAGCCTTTTGCTTGCTTCATCACTTTTTTTCTTCTTGCGCGTGAAGCTACTGAATTTACTGATCTTGGCATAATTTTTAATTTTTTGTAGCAGGCGGTCTTTTGACACTTTTTTTCACAATCCTGTACTCCGTTTATTCAACTTTATACTTGATAACTGTGGCCTGACTCCAGGGTTAAACAATAATAATTGAACCGAAAGAACTTCTTACTTTAAACGTAATTGTTCTTTGATGCTATTCTCATCTGCTTTATCTACTAAACCAGAATGAGTTAGCGCTAGCTTACGCTTTTTAGACTTCTTTGTTAAGATGTGACTCTTAAAAGCGTGCTTTCTTTTAATTTTACCGGTACCAGTAAGCTTAAAACGCTTCTTAGCACTGGATTTAGTTTTCATTTTAGGCATAATCCTAATATTTATTTAATTATTCCGCTTATTCTCTTTTATTCCTTTGGAATGTAAAACTTGCTTTTACTTTGTACTACTAATAATTACGTACTTCGTAAATTACTTGGTCTTTTTAGGAGCGATAAACATTGTCATACGCTTCCCTTCCAACTTTGGCATTTGTTCTACCTTACCAATATCTTCTAATTCTGATGCTAATTTAAGCAACAAAATCTCTCCTTTATCCTTATAAACAATCGAACGCCCTTTAAAGAATACGTAAGCCTTAAGCTTTGCACCTTCTTTCAAGAACTTTTCGGCATGTTTCTTTTTAAACTCGTAATCGTGATCGTCTGTATTTGGACCGAAACGGATTTCCTTTACAACCACTTTAGAGGCTTTCGCCTTCATTGCCTTCTCTCTCTTTTTCTGCTCGTACAAGAACTTTTTATAGTCCATTACTTTACAAACAGGAGGCTTGGCATTTGGTGAAATCTCAACAAGATCCAAACCTAATTCTTCAGCCTTCGCTAAAGCCACTTTGGTTGGGTACACATCCATCTCAACGTTGTCTCCTACCAGTCTCACTTCCGGTACTCGAATCTCTTTGTTGGTTCTGTGCGGATTTTTAATTTCTCTTCTTTGAGCGTTTCTGTTAAATCTTTTAATTGCTATGGCTTATAATTTTTAATTAAACTTTATTTAAAACTTCTTTAATGTACGATTGATTTCTGAATTTATCAAATCTGAGAACTCATTTATTGTAATAGTACCTAGGTCGCCTTCACCGTGTTTCCTTACAGAAATGGTACCATCTTTTTCTTCTTGTTCCCCTACAATAAGCATATACGGGATTTTTTTCATTTCAGCATCTCGTATTTTCTTGCCAATTGTCTCGTTTCTATTATCTACGAGGGCGCGAATTTCGTCATTTTCCAATAAATTTAAAACTTTTTCGGCATATTTTTCATATTTCTCACTGATAGACAATATAATAGCCTGCTCAGGCATGAGCCACAATGGAAAATTCCCTGCTGTGTGCTCTAAAAGAATAGCGATAAAACGTTCCATACTACCAAATGGCGCACGGTGTATCATAACAGGTCTGTGCAACTTATCGTCGCTGCCTTTGTAATTTAAATCGAACCGCTCCGGTAAATTGTAGTCTACCTGAATAGTTCCCAACTGCCAACTTCTTCCGAGGGCATCTTTTACCATAAAGTCCAATTTCGGACCGTAAAATGCTGCTTCCCCAGTCTCTACAACAAAATTTAGTCCTTTTTCTTTTGCTGCGGAAAGTATGGCATTTTCTGCTTTTTCCCAATTGGCGTCACTACCAAGGTATTTGTCGGGATTTTCAGGATCCCTTAGCGATACCTGTGCCGTGAAATTTTCGAACCCTAAAGATCCAAAAACATACAGCACAAGGTCAATTACCTTTTTGAATTCTTCATCCAACTGATCGGGTGTGCAGAAAATATGGGCATCATCTTGAGTAAAACCTCGAACCCTTGTTAATCCATGTAATTCACCACTCTGCTCATAACGGTAAACCGTTCCAAATTCAGCATAACGTTTTGGTAATTCCTTATAACTCCAAGGGCGGGCATTGTATATCTCACAGTGATGCGGACAATTCATAGGTTTCAACAAAAACTCCTCATCCATTTTAGGGGTGCGGATTGGTTGAAAACTATCTTCTCCGTATTTGGCGTAATGCCCCGAAGTAACATATAATTCTTTTTGACCGATATGCGGTGATACCACCTGCTCGTAACCCGCTTTTTTCTGTGCTTTCTTTAAAAAATTCTCCAAGCGCTCCCTCAGGGCAGCTCCTTTTGGTAACCAAAGTGGCAAACCTTGTCCGACTTTTTGAGAAAAAGTAAAGAGTTCTAACTCTTTCCCCAATTTTCTATGATCCCGTTTTTTTGCTTCTTCTAAAAGCTCTAGATATTCTTTTAAATCCTTTTGCTTCGGAAAGGAAATCCCATAAATACGGGTAAGCTGCGGTTTGTTCTCGTCTCCACGCCAATATGCGCCAGCTACCGAAAGTAATTTAATGGCTTTTACAATTCCTGTATTAGGAATGTGCCCTCCGCGACAAAGATCCGTAAACGTATCGTGGTCGCAAAAGGTAATCGTACCATCTTCAAGGTTTTCTATAAGTTCAACCTTGAATTCGTTGCCTTGTTTTTTATAGAAATCGAGTGCTTCGGTTTTGGTAACAGCACGCATCTTATAATCATGTTTTCCACGCGCAATTTCCAACATTTTTGCCTCTATGGCTGGAAAATCTTTTTCAGAAATAGTGTGCTCCCCTAAATCAACATCATAATAAAAACCATTATCTATAGATGGGCCAATGGTAAGCTTTACGCCCGGATATAGTTCTTCTAAAGCTTGCGCCATAATGTGGGAAGTAGAATGCCAAAAGGCCTGTTTTCCCTCATCGTCGTTCCAGGTATATAAGGTTAGACTCCCGTCGGTGGTTAATGGGGTAACCGTTTCTACTTTGGTACCATTAAAATTTGCGGATATTACATTACGGGCCAATCCCTCACTAATGCTTTTAGCCACATCCATAGGAGTTGAATTTTTTTCGAACTCCTTAACCGATCCGTCGGGTAAAGTAATCTTAATCATTATATCTACTGTTTTTCGAAATGCAAAGATAAGCGGAAGTCTTTACGCGTACAACAGTAATTTTTGCTGATTGATTTGATGGTTTTTCCATGCTAACCAATTAATTTAAGAAGATAGTTTATTGTGCTTCAGAAACAGTTTATTATTCTACTATGATGAATCATTATTTTAGCAAGATAAATTATTATACCGCTAAGACATTTTAATTTCCTTTTATCTGAAAATATTATTCTAACCGCATAGTATATTATAATGTTGAATTAATTGCTGAGTTCAACCCATAAGTGCAAAACATTTGTTTCTTAGGACTTCAATTGGGTTTTGGTAATTAAATTTTCTAATCGGTCTGTAATTTAGTAATCTTTCAACTTCTTTTATTCTTTTTTCTGAGACTTTTCTCAGGTCTGTTTTCTTCGGAAAAAATCTTCTTATCACACCTATTCTATTCTCTACGGTTCCTTTATCCTGTGATGTATAAGGTCTGGTAAAGTATGTTTTTGCGTTGAGGAGCCTTCCTATTTTTTGATGCTGTGCAAACTCCTTTCCGTTATCGAAGGTCAAGGTCTTCACCCAAGATGAACTGAAGTTGGTGAGCCTCTTCTCCATTTTTTCATATACCTCCCCAGCTTCTTTCCCACTTAGTTTTTCCATCATCGTTACCAATGTGGCCCTGTCTGTCATTACCAAAAGAGCCGATCTGTGATTGCTTCCCATCATCAGGTCTACTTCAATATCGCCTATACGCTCACGGTGGTCCAGCACATCTGGGCGCTGGTCAATTCCTACACGGTTTTTAATGGCTCCCCGCTTATCCTTGGCGTTCCCTCTCTTTTGCCTCCTGCTACCATGCTTGAGATCTTTGTAGAGTTTAGCGTATTTAGCATCTGCCTTTTTCTTGCTCTTCTTAACGCTCCATATCCACTGGTATATTGTCTCGTGGCTCACACAGGTTTCCTCTTCAATAGCTAAGCGTTTGCTTATAAGTTCTGGACTCCACTTTTCATAACGGAGCAAACCCGCGATACGCTCTTTCAACTGTTCCGTGAGCTGTAATTTCTTGGGCTTCATTTTATGCCTGTTATCTGCTCTTCGCTGTGCATTTTTGGCTATATAGCTGCCAGCGGTCTTTCCCCGTTTGGCAATGTTCCTAGATAACTCCCTGTAAACGGTACAGGGGTCGACCCCGATAATTATAGCTATTTCACTTTTACTGATTTCTGTTTCCAATAAGGCTTCAATTTGATACCTTTGGTGGATGGTCAATTGTTTGTATTTTTTCATGCAAGATTAATATAACAATTGGTCCTAAAACTCTTGGGGCTAGCCCCAAGAGTTTTAAATATTAATTTTGCACTTATTCCTTGAACTTAGAATTTATTATTCTCCCAACTTGAAACATTATTTTTACAATACAATTTATTATAGTGCTAACTTGATGATAAGTTTTTAAGTAGCTGTAGTTATTTTTTATCACTTCAATCAACGGAATAGCACACATACTTGTTTGCCAAATACAATGCGACTTCTCCCTACGCTCGAAGTGACTCATTACCGCCAACTGGCATCGAGCATTCCCTCAGGAAATACCATCTACCAGAGGCAAACATCGCTAAAATCGCTCCCCGTGAAGCCCTAAAATCGACACTATTTAACCTCTCGCCTTTAACTTTTAACTTCTACACTACCCCTTTATCAACTTCCTCACCGAGTTTCCTTTTGGTGTTTCCAGTACGATGGCATACATCCCTTCTGGGTATTGACTGATATCAAAGTTTAGCACATACCCATTCTTTCCACTGCCGGTCTTTTGTGCCACAATGCTGTTGTTTGCCAGGTTGAAGATGCGCACACTTACATTCCCCGGTTTTTTGAGCTCCAGTGAAACTTCAAACTTGCCCCCTGTGGGGTTGGGGTACACCAAAAACTCCTCGAAACTGGCCTCGCGATCCTCTTCGTCGCTCTCGTCCTGAACAGATTCATGATTGTCGATCACCAGTACCTTTTTTGCCTGATAGGCCTCACAATCGCCTACCCTTGTCTTGATGATAATTTCGTATTCCCCGGGGGCTTCAAAGTAAAGTTCTGCCTGGTCTTGATCGTGGCTCACCACGATCCCCTCCTCCGGGAGGATCCACTCAATGCTATCGGGAAGTGGATTGGTAACGTCCACCACGGTGAAACGCTCGTTCACAAAAACCTGGCTCGATACAAAGAATTCAGCCGCAATATCGTTCGGGCTTTCCTTGATCTCAATGGTATCAGTGCCTTGGCAGCCTTTACTATCGGTAACCGTAACGGTATACAGTCCCGCTTGATCAACGGTCACTACAGGGCTATTGCTGAAAAAACCGTTATCGCTTGTCCATGCATAGGAGGCATTGCCATCCTCAATGGTCGCATCCAGCGTACGCTCCTGGTCGTTGCACAGTGTGGTCAGGTCTTCCCCAAGGTCAACAACCAATGGTTCGGGGTTTTCCACCACATACGTACGTACTAAAGTTTCATTGTTAAACCCTTCAATGGAAACGGTATAGCTCCCTGCACATAAATCTGTAAGCGTTGCTGCCGTACTCCCGTTGCTCCAACTGTAGGTAAAATTACCATTTCCTTTGTTTACGATTACAGAAAGGCTTCCGTCACAACCTTCATAGCAGGTTGGGTTCACTATGGTTTCATCCACAATATCGGGCTGCGTGATCTCATACTGTTCGGTTAAAGAACAACCATTGGCATCTGTAACGGTAAGTTGGTAATTTCCTTTGACCAAATTGTTTATTGTGGGGGACCCCCCTAAATCTTCCCTATCTTCTAAGCGTGTCCATTGCAGCGTGTACGGCTCTTCCCCACCGGCTATTGTCACCCCTATTTCCCCGTCGCTACCGCGGAACTTGCTCACATTGGTTAGGTCGACATTGGTGATGGACAGCGGTTCAAAAGCATTTTCCACCTCATATGTGGCCTCCGCCCAACAACC from Galbibacter sp. BG1 harbors:
- the rpmI gene encoding 50S ribosomal protein L35 produces the protein MPKMKTKSSAKKRFKLTGTGKIKRKHAFKSHILTKKSKKRKLALTHSGLVDKADENSIKEQLRLK
- a CDS encoding IS30 family transposase, which codes for MKKYKQLTIHQRYQIEALLETEISKSEIAIIIGVDPCTVYRELSRNIAKRGKTAGSYIAKNAQRRADNRHKMKPKKLQLTEQLKERIAGLLRYEKWSPELISKRLAIEEETCVSHETIYQWIWSVKKSKKKADAKYAKLYKDLKHGSRRQKRGNAKDKRGAIKNRVGIDQRPDVLDHRERIGDIEVDLMMGSNHRSALLVMTDRATLVTMMEKLSGKEAGEVYEKMEKRLTNFSSSWVKTLTFDNGKEFAQHQKIGRLLNAKTYFTRPYTSQDKGTVENRIGVIRRFFPKKTDLRKVSEKRIKEVERLLNYRPIRKFNYQNPIEVLRNKCFALMG
- the infC gene encoding translation initiation factor IF-3; translated protein: MRLVGDNVEMDVYPTKVALAKAEELGLDLVEISPNAKPPVCKVMDYKKFLYEQKKREKAMKAKASKVVVKEIRFGPNTDDHDYEFKKKHAEKFLKEGAKLKAYVFFKGRSIVYKDKGEILLLKLASELEDIGKVEQMPKLEGKRMTMFIAPKKTK
- the rplT gene encoding 50S ribosomal protein L20; amino-acid sequence: MPRSVNSVASRARRKKVMKQAKGYYGRRKNVWTVAKNAVEKAMSYSYRDRRNKKRTFRALWITRINAGARLHGLSYSQFMGKVKAADIELNRKVLADLAMNHPEAFKAIVEKVK
- a CDS encoding DUF4136 domain-containing protein, which translates into the protein MKKMNLFRLGYLILGSLLVLSCAEDGPDYVDELDVVYTNYNADFDFGTTNTYAIPDNVVKIDDADFPLAEGEEPEFIDPVYGDVILSAIADNMNDRGWTQVDKDNNPDVIILPTAMSTLNLYYYYDWGYWGWWGYPGYGPGWGWWYPGYYPPYVSGYRSGTVVLQMTYPDGIGIDDTIPVIWTSAINGLFEGSTASIQDRIQNTVDQAFTQSPYLTK
- the thrS gene encoding threonine--tRNA ligase gives rise to the protein MIKITLPDGSVKEFEKNSTPMDVAKSISEGLARNVISANFNGTKVETVTPLTTDGSLTLYTWNDDEGKQAFWHSTSHIMAQALEELYPGVKLTIGPSIDNGFYYDVDLGEHTISEKDFPAIEAKMLEIARGKHDYKMRAVTKTEALDFYKKQGNEFKVELIENLEDGTITFCDHDTFTDLCRGGHIPNTGIVKAIKLLSVAGAYWRGDENKPQLTRIYGISFPKQKDLKEYLELLEEAKKRDHRKLGKELELFTFSQKVGQGLPLWLPKGAALRERLENFLKKAQKKAGYEQVVSPHIGQKELYVTSGHYAKYGEDSFQPIRTPKMDEEFLLKPMNCPHHCEIYNARPWSYKELPKRYAEFGTVYRYEQSGELHGLTRVRGFTQDDAHIFCTPDQLDEEFKKVIDLVLYVFGSLGFENFTAQVSLRDPENPDKYLGSDANWEKAENAILSAAKEKGLNFVVETGEAAFYGPKLDFMVKDALGRSWQLGTIQVDYNLPERFDLNYKGSDDKLHRPVMIHRAPFGSMERFIAILLEHTAGNFPLWLMPEQAIILSISEKYEKYAEKVLNLLENDEIRALVDNRNETIGKKIRDAEMKKIPYMLIVGEQEEKDGTISVRKHGEGDLGTITINEFSDLINSEINRTLKKF
- a CDS encoding outer membrane beta-barrel protein, giving the protein MKKIATIIFLCSLGFGATAQEIQMKSITSLNYSIGVPTGNLNDFISRISGSGFSIDYKRMVAPNIYLGGEFGYNYFSEEKDYDTYTDETASISGIQTRYNTSVPITLTADYVFTDNSQFKPYIGLGIGTVYNNREVDLGLLTSAVDTWFFTLKPEAGIIYNLSSYTGIKVSSRYYQTFNNKDLDAHSYFAFDIGFVFMSF